Genomic segment of Cytobacillus suaedae:
GACTTCTTCTTCACTGTAGAACTGAGTTTCTCGACCTTGTAACCATTCGAAGTAAGAAACAATGACACCACCTGCATTGGCTAGTATGTCAGGTATAATGATAGCTCCATTAGCATTAAGGTATGCATCAGCTTCACTTGTCACCGGAGCATTTGCACCTTCGACGATGATGGATGCTTTAATTTTATCCATATTATCCTTGTGAATTTGATCCTCTAAAGCAGCTAACATTAAACAATCCACATCTAAATAGAGTACGTCTGACCGATCTAAGATTTCCGCTTTTACACCAGCGTTCGCCAATAATTCATCAGTTGAGGGCAAATCACCTCTATTTTCGGCAGTGAACTTAACCAAAGTAGGAATGTCTAAGCCATCTGAATTATAAAGAGTAACATTTCGATCACTCACAGCCACGATTTTATTTTGGAGTTGAGTGCAGTGGTATGCATCAAGCGCAGCCACAGAACCAACATTACCAAAGCCTTGTACGGCCATAGTGAGTGGCTTATTTTCATGAGCTAATGCAGTCTTTGCAAATAGGTTATCGGTTTTTGCTAAGAGATTTTTTTGATCCTTCATAAAGTCATAAAGCATATAACGGAAAGTAAAGTATACTCCTTTACCCGTCGCTTCCCTACGTCCAAGCGATCCGCCGTTAACTACACTTTTTCCTGTAAAACTCCCTCGGTACGGTTGGCCTGGGCGAATGCTTTTATATTCAGCCATCATCCAGTCCATTTCTCGTTCTCCTGACCCAACATCTGGAGCAGGAATATCTTTATCTGGCCCTAAAATATCACTGAAATACTGAACGTATTTCTTACAAACCGAATGTAATTCTTTAATTGTAATCGTTCGGGGATCTAATACCACTCCACCTTTACCACCGCCAAAGGGAACCTCGTGAAGTGCGCACTTTAGTGTCATAAGAGAAGCGAGATTGACTACTTCTTCCTCATTAACAGACTCGTGGAAACGAATCCCCCCTTTGTATGGACCAAGCGTGTTATTATGTTGAACTCGAAAAGCAGGGATTCTAACAACCTTCCCATCCTCTAATGGTATTCGCAAAAACGCCTTATTAACATGGTTGGGGGTAGAAAGGATAGCTCCTAAGGAAGTAAAAGCCTGCTCCCTTGTTTTATTGGTTAATTCTGGTAAGAACGTTTTATCCTCCAATAAAGCATCTAAAGATTCTTGAACAATTACTCTTGTTTGACTAACCATCAAATAATCCCTCCTGTTTTATTGTCGCACCTAAATTGTAACATACTAACAGTGTAAATGATGTTTTGGGGCCTGACCCCCGGTGCTTTAAAGCTTTAAAGTGCCGGGGGTCAGGCCCCAAAAGAAAGGCCATAAAAGACACGATTTAACTATTGACCAATGTGGTCAGTTGGGAATATAATGTAATTGACCGATGTGGTCAACTGAGATGAAATTCTGGTTCTGAAAGTAGGCAGTGAAAGAATGAACACGGAAAAGTTTTTAAGTTTGGACCAAGAAAAAAGAGATCGCATTTTAAATGCAGCTCTTAGCGAATTCACACAAAAAGGTTATGACAATGCATCAACAAATGAAATTGTGAAAGGAGCAGGTATATCAAAAGGGCTTTTATTTCATTATTTTAAAAATAAAAAAGAGCTATTTTTCTTTCTATATGATTACTTTGTAGAAATTATCATGGAGGAGATGTTTGCAGAACTAGATTTAAATGAAAAGGATATTTTTGCTCGGTTACGAAATATCATTTTGCTCAAAAGCCAATTGATGAATAAATACCCTGAAATATTTAATTTCATGGTGGCTGTACAAATGGAAAAGTCAGGGGAAGTGAAGACCGAACTAAATGAGAGTAATAGCAAATTATTAAGGGAACATTCAGCAAAACTGTTTGATGGAATTGATACAACCAAATTCAGAGAAGGCCTAGATGTCCAAAGAACGATTAATATAATCCTCTGGACGTTAGAAGGTTTTAGTAATCAAGTTCTTGAAAAGGCAAGATTACTACACAACGCAAACGATAGTTTCGATGAAGCTTTCGCAGAAGTTGATATATATATAAAAATGTTAAGAAGTTCTTTCTACCAATAAGGAGGGGCAAGGCATGAATGTTATTGAAATTAATAAGCTAACGAAGAGTTATGGTAAGTCTCGAGGGATAGTAGATGTAAGTTTTAATGTAGAACAAGGGGAAATCTTTGGGTTTATTGGACCGAATGGAGCTGGTAAGTCTACCACGATTCGGACACTCTTATCGTTAATCTATCCAACTAGTGGCAGTGCAAAGATTTTTGGTAAGGATATTATAGAGCATGGTCCAGAGATTAAAAAGGAAATCGGCTATTTGCCTTCTGAGGTTTTTTACTATGACAATATGAAGGTAATTGACCTTTTAAAATACTCCGCAAGCTTTTATAAGAAGGACTGTACGAAAAGAATAAAGGAATTAGCTGAAATTCTAGAACTTGATTTAACAAAAAAAATCGACGACTTGAGTTTAGGTAATAAAAAGAAGGTCGGCATTGTGCAGGGGTTGTTACACGAGCCAAAGTTAATTATTCTCGATGAACCTACGAGTGGATTGGATCCATTAATGCAACAGAAATTTTTCGAACTGCTTGAAAAAGAGAATAAGAAAGGAGCCGCGATTCTTTTCTCTTCCCATATTTTAAGTGAGGTTCAACGATTATGTGACCGAGTAGCAATCATTAAAGACGGTCGAATCGTACAGGTTGAAAAGATAAGTACCCTAAAAGAAAATAACTATAAGAAAATCAAGATTGAAACAAAAGCACCTATAGAACAAAGTACTTTTTCAGCAACAGGCATCAACCAACTTGAGGTAAATGGTAATGTTGTAAGCTTTATGTTCAAGGGTGATATTAATCCAATTATGAAAATGATTTCGGAGATTGAGATTGCGAATATTTGGATAGAGGAGCCTAGTCTAGAAGAAATCTTTATGCATTTTTACGAAAAGGAGGACTAAGGCAATGAATATGTATCTCCATGAATTAAGGGTATATCGTAAATCTACGATTATATGGACATTGGCTCAAATGTCACTTATTGTACTATTTCTTGCGATTTTTCCTTCGTTTGCAAGCGATGCAGAAGCGTTTAAACAAATGTTAGAGGGGTTTCCAGAAGAACTTAGGAAAGCAATAGGACTCTCGGTCGATAGTATTGCGACAGTGATAGGGTTCTACTCTTATATATTCCTATATTTAAAGCTTTGTGGTGCTATTCAAGCAATGAATTTAGGAACATCTCTTGTTTCAAAAGAAACGAGTGAAAAAACAGCAGATTTTCTTCTGACTAAGCCTGTAACACGTATTCAGATTGTAACAGCAAAACTACTCGCTGCCTTAACATCATTAATCTTCACGAATCTATTTTTCATATCCACTACTCTAGTTATGGCGGTAATCGTAAGTGTGAGAGAATTTAGTTTAACTATATTATTTTTAATAGCACTTAGTCTATTTTTAGTGCAACTAATTTTTCTAGCATTAGGTGTCGTGGTTTCTGTCCTTGTTCCAAAAATTAAATCGGTGATATCGGTCTCATTAGGAACGGTTTTTGGCTTTTTTATGATCGCAATGGTTGGTTCGGCAATGGATGATACACTCATGAGATATATCACTCCATTCAATTATTTTGATACGAGTTATATTATTGAACACTCTAGCTATGAAGGATCCTTTTTAATAGTTGGTGGTCTACTAGTGGTTATGGCTATTTCGGCAAGTTATTATATCTATCACAAAAGGGACGTTCATACAGTCTAAGGAGGTGGATGTGTAATGAATTTATTTTTACGAGAATTAAAAGCTCACCGTAAATCCTTACTAATATGGTGTATCGGTATGGTTCTACTCATTGTAAGTGGTGTCGGAAAGTATTCAGGTTTTTCCGAAAGTGATCAATCAATAAATGAGTTAATGTCTCAAATGCCAAAATCTCTTCAGGCCATTATGGGTTCAAATTCTTTTGACCTATCCACCATTATGGGATATTACGGGTTATTATTCTTATATATCGTGCTAATGGCTGTCATCCATTCAGTTATGCTTGGAGCAACAATTATTGCAAAAGAAGAAAGAGATAAAACGACGGAGTTTTTATTTGTAAAACCTTTATCTAGAAACAAAATTATTGCTACAAAACTAAGCGCAACTTTAGTGAATCTGGTTGTTCTTAATTTAGTTACTTTTGTTACTTCGTTTGCCATTGTTCAACAAAATGCAAATGGAGAAGATGTGCTTGAGGACATAACCTTATTAATGGTAGGGTTGTTTATTTTACAGCTTGTCTTCATGTCAATTGGCAGTGTGTTAGCAGCCATTATAAAGAATTCAAAAAAAGCAGCTTCGATTGCAACGGCGATCTTACTATCAGTGTTTATATTGTCCATCGCAATTGATATGAATGAAAGTCTTGAACCATTAAGGTATTTCACACCTTTTAAATACTTTGAAGCAAAACAAATTTTATCCGGAACTGGATACCAAAATATCTATTACATCCTATCTCTACCCATAGTCATTATCCTAGTCACACTAACATTTACTTTCTATAAAAAAAGAGATCTAAACTAATATTGGGGCCTGACCCCCGGCACGCTAAAGCTTTAAAGCGCCGGGGGTCAGGCCCCAAGTGTTTATTTTGGTACGCTGAATTCGATTGTTGTACCTTCACCTTCTGTTGAGGAGATTGAGAAGTGTCCGCCTACCCCTTTTGCACGCTCTTCCATACTAAAGAGGCCAACACCTTTTCCTTTTCTATCTCTAATAAACCCTGTACCTTTATCAACAATCTTAACTTCCACATCACTATCTGTTTCATGTACAGAAACGGAAGCCTCATCTACATTTGCGTATTTACCGATATTGGTTAATGCCTCTTGAATCACTCGATAGATGGTTGTTTCTTTTTGAATATCGATTCTAGTTCTAAGGTTACAGTTAAAATGTACTTTGATTCCATAATGCTGTGAGAAATTTTCTATATACTTTCGGATAGCCGGTACTACTCCAAGATCATCTAAAACAGATGGTCGAAGCTCCCAAGCCAGTCCTCGGATATCCTCAATAACAAATGAAACATCATCTCTCAGTTTTTGGAGGCGATTATCTGTTGTATCACTAATTAGTTGGTCAAGTTGAATTAGGAGTGAGAACATACTCTGTCCAACACCGTCATGTAATTCTCTCGAAAATCGCTTTCGTTCTTCTTCTTGAATACTAATGACACGGTTCATCATTTTCTCAAGCTCATCTTGAACTTCTTTAAGTTTCGTCACTTCACTACGAACGGCTAAATATTGATATGGTTTCCCTTCATCATCTAAGAATGGAACAATAGTCGTGTTTACCCAATAGAATGAGCCATCTTTTGCTCTGTTTTTTATTTCGCCCTTCCAGACATGTCCAGAGGAAATCGTTTCCCATAGTGAACTCATGAATTCTTTACTATGATATCCCGAATTAATTATCCTATGGTCCTTACCAAGCAATTCTTCCTTAGAATACTGAGATATCTCGCAGAATTTTTTATTCACATATTGTATTCTTCCCTTGTTATCTGTCAGAGCAACAATTGATGATTCATCGAGTGCAAACGTTAAATCTGTAAGATGAGTTAAGGATTGTTTTAATTCCGTACGTATATTTGAATCCTCAATGTGATCTTGAAGATTAGCTAAAAGCATTTCTACATTCGGGCCACCAATTTCAGATTGATGAGATAGACGTTCTTTTTTATTCAAAACGGAGCAATCCTTTCTTCATAGCGTATTCAACTAATTCTGGTCTAGTTTTTATACCTAGTTTCTCCATTAAGTTGCTTTTATGGGACTCAACCGTCTTAACACTAATCACTAAATGAGAGGCAATTTCCTTGTTTGAATAACCCTTTGCAATCCACTCTAAAATCTCTTTCTCGCGGTCGGATAATAAATCAAACGAACTCGAGCCCTCACCATTTTTTACCCGATCCATATAACCACTCATTAAGCTTTTGGTAGCAGTAGGATTTAGATATGCATTACCAGATGCAACTGAATGGATAGCAGATAAAAGGTCCTCATGTGGAGCATTCTTTAGTATGTAACCAGAGGCACCGGAGTGTATCGCACGGAATAAGTATTCCTCGTCATCGTGCATTGTTAAGATAAGAATTGCCACCTGAGGCATTAGTTCATGTAATTCCTTAGTCGCAGTTAATCCATCTTTACCATGAGGCATACTTAAATCCATTAGAACAACATCAGGGTTTAATTCCTGTGCTTTACGGATTGCCTCATCTCCTTCAGAAGCTTCCCCAATTACTTCAATATTATCTTTACCGTTCAGTAACATCATTAGTCCCGATCGTACTACGACATGGTCGTCTACAATAAGAAGTTTAATCATTTTATTCCTCCTTCACCAATTCATCGTAGTGTGACATCTCTATATGTTAGCTCCATCATATAAAAAAAAATGAATCCTTTCAATGGGATTCATTAGTCATTATGGTATTGCTTTTAAGAATAAGGGCGATATTTCCTCAGCTTTACGGCTAACAAACGCAATTTGTTCTTCGCTATACTCTCTCGGAGAGCGTGACCCTATTAATAAGATACCAAGAATTTGATTGTATGATCTAACGGGAACTGCAATGGCTGATTGTAAATTCTCAGCAAGCATAATTGGGTACTCAAGTCTTCTCACTGCTACATCAGGTGTATTCTGGTCGATAATAATGTTTCTACCAAAACGTACAACTGATCCAGATAAGCCCTTTCCAGGTTTCCCAATCATTTGTTTATATCTTTTATTCTGATTACCATAAACATATTTCCAATGAATCTCGTAGTTGTGCTCATTTACTTGTGCAAACGCGGAGAAATCACTTGATGTTGCTGTACAAAGTGAATTAAGTTTTTCTTCCATTTCTTTTATAATTGTCTCCACATTAATCTCCCCTTGATCACTTGTTCTGTGACCTTCTGCTCTTGGGACCAGCTGCACTATGAATCTTCTGCAGCTAGCTGAAAGGTACAACTACCTTATAAATATCTTACTTCATTCATTGTAATCCTTTTTAGGGAGATTGTAATTCAGGGAATTCCCCTAACTTTACATTCAGGAAAACGACTTTCTCTCATCATTTTTACTGATTTCCACTAGGATTATACAAAATCTTGGGGAAAAGTGCGCAAGTTAAATAGGGAAAATGCGAATGCAAAGTTCAGTAATTCCCCCGATACCGTAATTAACACTATGGATATATGATTAAAGTACAAAGAAACACACAGGGGGAATGAAAAATGGCAATCATGCTTCAACAATCAAATCAAGGATATTCTTTTAATATAGATTCAATTAAAAAAAGCGTTATTCAATTTTTATCGACTGAGAACTTTGATAAGTTACAAGGAATTATGAGAACGAAGAAGGTAGCAGCTGGCCACCATTTATTCTGGGAAGGCGAACAGATGGATAAGTTATACTACATTCAAACAGGTAGAGTGAAATTAAGAACATCAACTGAGAGTGGCAAAGAGTTTCTTCTTTCTATTAAAGAAGAAGGTAGCATATTAGGTGAATTTCTTGGGATTAATGATGAATTATATTATGATTATCGAGCTGAAGTAACTGAAGACAGTGAAGTAGGAGTAATTCTATTAAAAGATTTAAAGAAGTTAATGTATGAATTCGGAAGTTTTGCTGTAGAATTTACGAGTTGGTTAGGGTGGATGCACCGTGCAACTCAATCAAAATTAAATGATCTTTTATTTAATGATAAAACAGGTGCATTAGCATCAACATTAGTTCGTTTAGCTACAAATCATGGAGTGAAGTGTGCGGATGGAATCCTAATCACAATCGAGTTAACAAATAAGGAATATGGTGACTATATTGGAACATCAAGAGAAAGTGTTAACCGTATTTTAAATAGTTGGAAACGAGAAGGCATCATCGATTATATTGATCGTAAAATTGTGGTCTGCAACATTGAAAAACTATATGAGATTTGTGAATGTCTATAAGATGTGTACTATACGTTATCTTACTGTATGGTGCCTGACCTCCAGTGCATTTCTTCCCAAGTGCATTGGAGGGCGGGCGCCATTATTTTTTATTGTAAAATACTAGAAATAGAGTTACAATAGATTAAATAGGAATAAAGGCCCATGAAAGAGGTTTGCTCTTAGAAACCTTATATAGGGGCAATTAATCATTCGAATTCAATTCTACAGTTATTTCTTCTAGTAGAAATGCTACTAGCTCCTCTTCCTTTCAGATGAAGCCCATAAGGTAGGATGACTCATCTTTAAAAAATTTACTTACTTTCTATGTAATCTTTTGTAAAATAGAAAAAGGAGCTTGTCTCCAAAAACTACTTATTTTTGCTCTGAATTGTTAGAATAATCGGTAAGTTAATGGTTGGATATTCAACCGTCCAATGAGTATAAATGTACAGCTAATACTTCATAGTAGTATGACACATACCAGTCCTTTAGCACAGTTATATTGTATTAAGGCAAGATGAAGGAAAATACTTTTATGGAAGTGGTTAAAATGGGGAATTTTAATCTCAAGAGTGTAAATTTGAATGTGTTAACTAAGGTTTATAATCTTCTAAAGAGAATTGGTTCTGAGAAGAACATTGTTAATGATGAGATTTATGAAGATCTAAAAGACAATGTTGATGATATACAAGAAAAAGAAATTGTTAGCGCTTTACTTGACCAAGTTCAGAGCATCAATGATCAGATGGAGAATATGAATTGGTTAAATAAGCATTATAAAATTTTACATGAATTTGCTCTAACATGTAGTAAAACGCTTAATGAGGATGTATTGCTTAAGAAGGCTTATGAAATGGTATCACAGGTAATGCCGACAGATTCATTCTTCGTTGCATTATACAATGAGGGTGATTCCTTTAGTCAATTGGCCTTTATGATGGATAGTGGAGAACTCTATCCGAAGCAAAGAATTGAATTTGGTGACAATTACACCACAAAGGTTATTACTTCTAGAGAAATTATTCATATGAAAAAGGCCAGTCAAGAAGGTATGTATAATACGATGATTGGTGATGAAACAAGTTCTTGTATTTTTGTACCGGTTATTATAGATGACCATGTAAAAGGTGTAATTTCCGCACAATGCTATGCAGATTTCGCCTATCGAAAAGAGCAGGAGGAGTTACTCCAGATTATTGGAACTCAAGTTATCAACTCAATTGAGACTGCTCGTTTATATGGGAAAATCTATAATATGTCTCAAATGGATGAAATGACTGGATTAAAAAATTATCGTGCTTTCCATGAAGACTTGTCTAAATTAATGAATAGTGAATATGAGGCTATTACATTACTAATGATAGACTCTGATAACTTAAAGAAAGTAAATGATAATTACGGTCATGATATGGGTGACCGGTATTTGAAAGTACTATCAGATGGAATTAAAAGTATTTCAAATGAAGTCATAGAAGGGTACAGGTATGCTGGAGACGAATTTATGGTGATTATTAAATCTCCACTGACTGATAGTGTCAAAGGGCTTTTTCATAAGTTAAAAGATTTTTACAGTAAACACCCAGTCATTACCCATGATAAAGAAATAATTGTATCAATAAGCTCAGGAATTGCCTCTTACCCAGAGCACGGAGCAACTGTTGATTCACTTAAAAAGTCAGCAGACAAAGCGCTTTATATGGCAAAAGAACAAGGACGAAATAGCTTAGTAATTACAGAGAAAATAGATAAACATATGTATTTTATTTAGCATCAGACATCCAAGGTTTGATGCTTTTTATTTTGGCTCTTTTCGAAAAGTTGATGCTTTATCTTAAACCAGAGTGGATTGTAGCGGAAGGCAAGTGCCTGTAGCGAAAAGGAACGGTCAGGGTTCAATGTGAAAACAACAAACTTTTAGAAAAGAGACTTATTTTTAAATACAACAACTGAGAGTGATATAATGAATAAAGATTAAATGAAGGGCCAGGTCTAGGAGGAGTACATCATTAAGAAGCTAGTAAAATTCATATATATCGTTATCGGATTTATTGCACTCGGTTTTGGACTAATTGGTATCGTTTTACCGGTTCTACCAACAACACCACTACTGCTTTTAGCGTCTTTTTGTTTTGTTAAGGGGTCAGAACGCTTTGAGCTATGGTTCAAAGGAACAGCAATATATAAGCGTCACTTACAATCATTTGTTAGTGAAAAGGCAATGACCTTAAAGCAGAAGATGACAATTTTGCTATTCGCTGATGTAATGATAGCCATTCCATTTTTCATAGTAGATAACCTCTTATTAAAAATGACTCTCATACTGATTGTTGTCTATAAGTATTATTATTTTTTCACAAAAATAAAAACCATACAAAGAAAGACCTTATCAGCCGATTCGTGATAAGGTCTTTCTTTTGCGTGTATTACCAGAAATATGGCTTTGTTACCATAAACCATAGCATTGCTAGTAAAAGGCTAATGTAAATCCATACGGTCTGGTTTAGTTTTTTTACTAAAACACTTCGATCATGACCATCCTCTTCAAATAATTTGAGCTTGGGTGTAAAGGCTCTTGCTAAAAAAAAGAGGGAAAGAAACATAAGCACTAGCGTCATTACGATCCAAGGAGTACCCCAAGTCCAAGGGCCGAGTAAAACGAGAAGAACCCCTGAGCCAACAAGTACATGACCAGAATGTTTTGATAGTCTTACAACAAATTTAAAAGTTGAAAGATACGCAAATAATTCCTCTTCCTTTGCATGAATAAGCTTTTTTATGATAGGTAAAAGGATAAAAAACGGGCCAATCGAAGCGACCGCACTTACAACATGAATAAAGATTAAGATTCTATACAAAAACTCCATAAATCAGTCTTTATTCAGTCAAAAGACTAAATTCATGAACCCATACTCTCATCTGAGGAAGCCAAGGCATACCTGGATGATAAGATAGAATTGCTTGCTTATACTCCTCTACATTTTCGAAGCCTTCTTGCTTAGCGTGATCATCTGTAAGTTCACCTAGGGATTGGGAATAGACACGATCGACTTTGAATTTCTTGTCTTCTAATGTCATTATCTCTCCAATATCAGCATACCTACCATTCCTACGGGTAGCTGTTTTCTTTCCTTCAAGCACTTTTACTACGTCTGCTGGCATAGTAACAAGACGTTCGATTGTACAGGTTTTTGGTGGTAATTCGTTGTTTAGTTCATTATTTGTCATAAGTATTCTCCTTTTTAATTTCTACATACTATCTAATTTAACATAACTTTAGAAGAAGGAATAGTTTTGAAAAAATGCTTACACTTCTCGTAAAATTCTGTAAAATAGTAGATATGCTATTTGTTTTATTGGAGGGTACAAAATGGTAAATAGTTTTCCAATTTTCGGAAAAGAAAAGGGATCTGAAATCTACAATCCGGATGAATTAATTGATTTATTTCTAAAATGTACGGCTGATGCAATTGCGATTGTAGATATGGAAAACCGCCTTATAAGAATTAATGAGATGTATACAAAAATCTATGGATATACAGAAGAAGATGTTATCGGAAGACGGTTCGAAGAGTTTGCGAACCCAAAGTCACTAAGAGCCATCATTGAATCAATAAAAAAAGGAGAAGTAATTACAAACCTAATTACACAACGTTTCCATAAAGATGGGTCTGTTCTAGATATTTCAGTATCCTATTCTCCTTTCCGAAATATAAGTGGTGAAATTATTGCCGTAATTGCGGTTTTTCGTGATATAACCGAAGCCAAGAGAATGGAACGTGAATTAACTAGAACACGTGAACTTTACAAATTAATTACAGAGAATACGACTGATTTAATAGCGGTGGTTACCAAAGATTTGACGGTCCTTTATGCTTCTCCTTCTTTTCAAAGAGTAGTAGGTGTCAATCCAGATGAATTAGTAGGTAGAAATGTAATAGATTTAGTAAAGCCTGATACGATAGAAGATTATATTGGTGTTGTTAACAAAGTCATATCCACTGGTGAACCTCAATTATTAAAAAATCGAATTAAGTCAATAAACCAAGAAGATATATTTACAGATTTCATTGTTTCACCTATTTATAATACAAAAAGAGAGTTTGACTCATTTGTAGTTGTAGGTCGAAATGTAACTGATCGAGTAAAGAATGAAGCGACAATCCGCAATTTAGATAGACTCTCAATCATAGGTCAGTTGGCAGCAGGGGTTGCTCATGAAATCCGAAATCCATTGACAGCGTTAAAAGGTTTTTCGAAACTAATGCAAGATAATCCTAATCTCGATAAAAGAGATGATTACCTATCTATTATTATGACAGAATTAAATCGGATAGATATGATTGTAAATGAATTTATGTCATTAGCTAAGCCTCAAGCAGTCAAATACGAGAGAAATAATATCATTGCGGTCATAGATAGTACGATTCAGGTGTTACATCCTCAGGCAATGCTACATAATGTTGAATTTAAATTAAACTATACAGCTAATCATGTAGATGTTTTCAGTAATGCTCAACAGTTAAAGCAAGTCTTTGTTAATTTTATAAAAAATGCAATTGAATCCATGCCATATGGTGGGCAAATTGAAATTAACGTATCGTTGAATGAGAACAGTAAAATTATCATCTCAAT
This window contains:
- a CDS encoding ABC transporter ATP-binding protein, coding for MNVIEINKLTKSYGKSRGIVDVSFNVEQGEIFGFIGPNGAGKSTTIRTLLSLIYPTSGSAKIFGKDIIEHGPEIKKEIGYLPSEVFYYDNMKVIDLLKYSASFYKKDCTKRIKELAEILELDLTKKIDDLSLGNKKKVGIVQGLLHEPKLIILDEPTSGLDPLMQQKFFELLEKENKKGAAILFSSHILSEVQRLCDRVAIIKDGRIVQVEKISTLKENNYKKIKIETKAPIEQSTFSATGINQLEVNGNVVSFMFKGDINPIMKMISEIEIANIWIEEPSLEEIFMHFYEKED
- a CDS encoding PAS domain S-box protein yields the protein MLLANLQDHIEDSNIRTELKQSLTHLTDLTFALDESSIVALTDNKGRIQYVNKKFCEISQYSKEELLGKDHRIINSGYHSKEFMSSLWETISSGHVWKGEIKNRAKDGSFYWVNTTIVPFLDDEGKPYQYLAVRSEVTKLKEVQDELEKMMNRVISIQEEERKRFSRELHDGVGQSMFSLLIQLDQLISDTTDNRLQKLRDDVSFVIEDIRGLAWELRPSVLDDLGVVPAIRKYIENFSQHYGIKVHFNCNLRTRIDIQKETTIYRVIQEALTNIGKYANVDEASVSVHETDSDVEVKIVDKGTGFIRDRKGKGVGLFSMEERAKGVGGHFSISSTEGEGTTIEFSVPK
- a CDS encoding Glu/Leu/Phe/Val dehydrogenase; amino-acid sequence: MVSQTRVIVQESLDALLEDKTFLPELTNKTREQAFTSLGAILSTPNHVNKAFLRIPLEDGKVVRIPAFRVQHNNTLGPYKGGIRFHESVNEEEVVNLASLMTLKCALHEVPFGGGKGGVVLDPRTITIKELHSVCKKYVQYFSDILGPDKDIPAPDVGSGEREMDWMMAEYKSIRPGQPYRGSFTGKSVVNGGSLGRREATGKGVYFTFRYMLYDFMKDQKNLLAKTDNLFAKTALAHENKPLTMAVQGFGNVGSVAALDAYHCTQLQNKIVAVSDRNVTLYNSDGLDIPTLVKFTAENRGDLPSTDELLANAGVKAEILDRSDVLYLDVDCLMLAALEDQIHKDNMDKIKASIIVEGANAPVTSEADAYLNANGAIIIPDILANAGGVIVSYFEWLQGRETQFYSEEEVYKLLYDKMQSTMSTILPTYFSDPFSLRQNCYIQSVMKLSTILYRQGKLY
- a CDS encoding GAF domain-containing protein — its product is METIIKEMEEKLNSLCTATSSDFSAFAQVNEHNYEIHWKYVYGNQNKRYKQMIGKPGKGLSGSVVRFGRNIIIDQNTPDVAVRRLEYPIMLAENLQSAIAVPVRSYNQILGILLIGSRSPREYSEEQIAFVSRKAEEISPLFLKAIP
- a CDS encoding ABC transporter permease subunit, with protein sequence MNMYLHELRVYRKSTIIWTLAQMSLIVLFLAIFPSFASDAEAFKQMLEGFPEELRKAIGLSVDSIATVIGFYSYIFLYLKLCGAIQAMNLGTSLVSKETSEKTADFLLTKPVTRIQIVTAKLLAALTSLIFTNLFFISTTLVMAVIVSVREFSLTILFLIALSLFLVQLIFLALGVVVSVLVPKIKSVISVSLGTVFGFFMIAMVGSAMDDTLMRYITPFNYFDTSYIIEHSSYEGSFLIVGGLLVVMAISASYYIYHKRDVHTV
- a CDS encoding response regulator transcription factor, encoding MIKLLIVDDHVVVRSGLMMLLNGKDNIEVIGEASEGDEAIRKAQELNPDVVLMDLSMPHGKDGLTATKELHELMPQVAILILTMHDDEEYLFRAIHSGASGYILKNAPHEDLLSAIHSVASGNAYLNPTATKSLMSGYMDRVKNGEGSSSFDLLSDREKEILEWIAKGYSNKEIASHLVISVKTVESHKSNLMEKLGIKTRPELVEYAMKKGLLRFE
- a CDS encoding Crp/Fnr family transcriptional regulator, giving the protein MAIMLQQSNQGYSFNIDSIKKSVIQFLSTENFDKLQGIMRTKKVAAGHHLFWEGEQMDKLYYIQTGRVKLRTSTESGKEFLLSIKEEGSILGEFLGINDELYYDYRAEVTEDSEVGVILLKDLKKLMYEFGSFAVEFTSWLGWMHRATQSKLNDLLFNDKTGALASTLVRLATNHGVKCADGILITIELTNKEYGDYIGTSRESVNRILNSWKREGIIDYIDRKIVVCNIEKLYEICECL
- a CDS encoding ABC transporter permease subunit — protein: MNLFLRELKAHRKSLLIWCIGMVLLIVSGVGKYSGFSESDQSINELMSQMPKSLQAIMGSNSFDLSTIMGYYGLLFLYIVLMAVIHSVMLGATIIAKEERDKTTEFLFVKPLSRNKIIATKLSATLVNLVVLNLVTFVTSFAIVQQNANGEDVLEDITLLMVGLFILQLVFMSIGSVLAAIIKNSKKAASIATAILLSVFILSIAIDMNESLEPLRYFTPFKYFEAKQILSGTGYQNIYYILSLPIVIILVTLTFTFYKKRDLN
- a CDS encoding TetR/AcrR family transcriptional regulator; protein product: MNTEKFLSLDQEKRDRILNAALSEFTQKGYDNASTNEIVKGAGISKGLLFHYFKNKKELFFFLYDYFVEIIMEEMFAELDLNEKDIFARLRNIILLKSQLMNKYPEIFNFMVAVQMEKSGEVKTELNESNSKLLREHSAKLFDGIDTTKFREGLDVQRTINIILWTLEGFSNQVLEKARLLHNANDSFDEAFAEVDIYIKMLRSSFYQ